A single region of the Denticeps clupeoides chromosome 18, fDenClu1.1, whole genome shotgun sequence genome encodes:
- the elovl6 gene encoding very long chain fatty acid elongase 6 isoform X2 translates to MYSMTLKVKRKKSFLFSALYAACILGGRHLMKQREKFELRKPLVLWSLSLAVFSIFGAIRTGSYMTYILMTKGLKQSVCDQSFYNGPVSKFWAYAFVLSKAPELGDTLFIVLRKQKLIFLHWYHHITVLLYSWYSYKDMVAGGGWFMTMNYLVHAVMYSYYALRAAGFRVSRKFAMFITITQITQMLMGCVVNYLVYSWMQQGQECPSHVHNIVWSSLMYLSYFVLFCQFFFEAYVTKTKSAAAAAAAAKKAQ, encoded by the exons ATGTACTCAATGACACTGAAggtgaaaag GAAGAAGTCCTTCTTGTTCTCGGCGCTCTACGCAGCGTGCATTCTGGGAGGACGCCATCTGATGAAACAGAGGGAAAAATTTGAGCTGAGGAAGCCTCTGGTGCTGTGGTCGCTTAGTCTTGCCGTGTTCAG TATATTCGGTGCCATACGAACTGGGAGCTACATGACCTACATCCTGATGACGAAAGGCCTCAAGCAGTCAGTCTGTGACCAGAGCTTCTACAACGGGCCCGTCAGCAAGTTTTGGGCATACGCTTTCGTGCTTAGCAAGGCTCCCGAGCTGG GAGACACGCTGTTCATTGTCCTCCGGAAGCAGAAGCTGATCTTcctccactggtaccaccacATCACGGTGCTCCTGTACTCCTGGTACTCCTACAAGGACATGGTTGCAGGTGGCGGCTGGTTCATGACCATGAACTACCTGGTCCACGCCGTCATGTACTCTTACTACGCCCTGCGGGCAGCCGGCTTCCGCGTCTCGCGCAAGTTCGCCATGTTCATCACCATCACCCAGATCACGCAGATGCTGATGGGCTGCGTGGTCAACTACCTGGTCTACTCCTGGATGCAGCAGGGCCAGGAGTGCCCGTCGCACGTGCACAACATTGTGTGGTCCTCGCTCATGTACCTCAGCTACTTCGTGCTCTTCTGCCAGTTCTTCTTCGAGGCCTACGTCACCAAGACCAAATCCGCCGCCgcagctgctgccgccgccaAGAAGGCCCAGTGA
- the elovl6 gene encoding very long chain fatty acid elongase 6 isoform X1, whose protein sequence is MSVLALQEYEFERQFNEEEAIRWMQENWKKSFLFSALYAACILGGRHLMKQREKFELRKPLVLWSLSLAVFSIFGAIRTGSYMTYILMTKGLKQSVCDQSFYNGPVSKFWAYAFVLSKAPELGDTLFIVLRKQKLIFLHWYHHITVLLYSWYSYKDMVAGGGWFMTMNYLVHAVMYSYYALRAAGFRVSRKFAMFITITQITQMLMGCVVNYLVYSWMQQGQECPSHVHNIVWSSLMYLSYFVLFCQFFFEAYVTKTKSAAAAAAAAKKAQ, encoded by the exons GAAGAAGTCCTTCTTGTTCTCGGCGCTCTACGCAGCGTGCATTCTGGGAGGACGCCATCTGATGAAACAGAGGGAAAAATTTGAGCTGAGGAAGCCTCTGGTGCTGTGGTCGCTTAGTCTTGCCGTGTTCAG TATATTCGGTGCCATACGAACTGGGAGCTACATGACCTACATCCTGATGACGAAAGGCCTCAAGCAGTCAGTCTGTGACCAGAGCTTCTACAACGGGCCCGTCAGCAAGTTTTGGGCATACGCTTTCGTGCTTAGCAAGGCTCCCGAGCTGG GAGACACGCTGTTCATTGTCCTCCGGAAGCAGAAGCTGATCTTcctccactggtaccaccacATCACGGTGCTCCTGTACTCCTGGTACTCCTACAAGGACATGGTTGCAGGTGGCGGCTGGTTCATGACCATGAACTACCTGGTCCACGCCGTCATGTACTCTTACTACGCCCTGCGGGCAGCCGGCTTCCGCGTCTCGCGCAAGTTCGCCATGTTCATCACCATCACCCAGATCACGCAGATGCTGATGGGCTGCGTGGTCAACTACCTGGTCTACTCCTGGATGCAGCAGGGCCAGGAGTGCCCGTCGCACGTGCACAACATTGTGTGGTCCTCGCTCATGTACCTCAGCTACTTCGTGCTCTTCTGCCAGTTCTTCTTCGAGGCCTACGTCACCAAGACCAAATCCGCCGCCgcagctgctgccgccgccaAGAAGGCCCAGTGA